In a single window of the Pseudomonas oryzihabitans genome:
- a CDS encoding oxygenase MpaB family protein translates to MELIRSRIERQVMSLTGLSLGEVDYEQPVGDPGLFGPASVPWRVHSDFTCMLIGGIAALLMQTLHPLALAGVWDHSKFREDMLGRLRRTGQFIAATTFGSRGDAERLIARVQAIHRHIRGQAADGRPYSAEDPALLTWVHVAEVSHFLAAYLRYYDPHLSGTEQDRYYAEIALVAERLGATEVPRSRAEIAAYYQAIRPQLVCDDRSREVCRVLLQAPAPSALAKPFGALMMQAGIDLLPDWASEELGFQQGPLQRRLIRTGIGATAPVLRWAVRNGSSHRARRRMGIET, encoded by the coding sequence ATGGAGCTGATCCGCAGCCGCATCGAGCGGCAGGTGATGAGCCTCACCGGCCTATCCCTGGGTGAGGTCGACTACGAACAGCCGGTGGGCGATCCCGGGTTGTTCGGGCCTGCCAGCGTCCCCTGGCGGGTGCACAGCGATTTCACCTGCATGCTGATCGGCGGCATCGCCGCCCTGCTCATGCAGACCCTGCATCCGCTGGCCCTGGCGGGCGTCTGGGATCACTCGAAATTTCGCGAAGACATGCTCGGCCGCCTGCGGCGTACCGGCCAGTTCATTGCCGCCACCACCTTTGGCAGCCGCGGCGACGCCGAGCGGCTGATCGCCCGGGTCCAGGCCATCCACCGCCACATTCGAGGCCAAGCCGCCGATGGCCGTCCCTACAGCGCCGAAGACCCGGCGCTGCTGACCTGGGTGCACGTGGCCGAGGTCAGTCATTTCCTGGCGGCCTACCTGCGCTACTACGATCCGCACCTTTCAGGGACGGAACAGGATCGCTACTACGCCGAGATCGCCCTGGTGGCCGAGCGCCTGGGTGCGACCGAGGTCCCTCGTTCGCGGGCGGAGATCGCCGCCTACTACCAGGCGATTCGTCCGCAGCTGGTCTGCGATGACCGCAGCCGAGAGGTCTGCCGGGTGCTGCTGCAGGCACCCGCGCCCAGCGCCCTGGCCAAGCCCTTCGGTGCCCTGATGATGCAGGCCGGCATCGACCTCTTGCCCGACTGGGCCAGCGAGGAGCTGGGTTTCCAGCAGGGCCCGCTGCAACGGCGGCTGATTCGCACGGGCATCGGCGCGACCGCCCCGGTGCTGCGCTGGGCGGTGCGCAACGGCTCCTCGCATCGGGCCAGACGGCGGATGGGGATTGAGACGTGA
- a CDS encoding catalase family protein, with the protein MTTPAAVHPLPFQPAFEQAPDDEAETVREMVAAMRNITETTYANGGHAIRSVHAKSHGLLTGQVTVLDGLPPAYAQGAFAVPGSYAAVLRFSTNPGDILADSVSTPRGLALKLIEVPGERLPGSEGQVTQDFVMQNAPAFTAPDPKTFLKTLKLLAKTTDRGEGLKKAASAVLRGAEKVVEAFGGESPTLKSLGGHPETHILGETFYTMVPFLYGPYFAKLSVVPAAPELTALTDAPVAVNGKPDGLREAVNAHFAHQGGVWEIRVQLGVDIEQTPIEDASVVWPEDLTPYVTVARLEVRPQPAWNEARSREVDDAMVFSPWHGLAAHRPLGGIMRSRQPAYEMSSQFRSERNGCPLHHPRGPVEL; encoded by the coding sequence ATGACCACGCCTGCCGCTGTCCACCCGCTGCCGTTCCAGCCCGCCTTCGAACAGGCGCCGGATGACGAAGCCGAGACCGTTCGCGAGATGGTCGCGGCGATGAGAAACATCACCGAGACCACCTATGCCAACGGCGGCCATGCCATCCGTAGCGTACACGCCAAGAGTCATGGTCTGCTCACGGGCCAGGTGACGGTGCTGGATGGTCTGCCACCGGCCTATGCCCAGGGCGCCTTCGCCGTGCCGGGCAGCTATGCCGCGGTGCTGAGATTCTCGACCAATCCCGGCGACATCCTGGCCGACAGCGTCTCCACCCCGCGGGGCCTGGCGCTCAAGCTGATCGAGGTGCCGGGCGAGCGCCTGCCTGGCAGCGAAGGGCAGGTGACCCAGGATTTCGTCATGCAGAACGCGCCGGCCTTCACCGCGCCGGATCCCAAGACCTTTCTCAAGACGCTCAAGCTGCTGGCCAAGACCACTGACCGTGGCGAAGGCCTGAAGAAGGCAGCCTCGGCAGTGCTGCGCGGCGCCGAGAAGGTGGTGGAGGCCTTTGGTGGCGAAAGCCCCACGCTCAAGAGTCTCGGCGGGCACCCGGAAACCCACATCCTTGGCGAGACCTTCTACACCATGGTGCCCTTCCTCTACGGCCCCTATTTCGCCAAGCTCAGCGTGGTCCCGGCGGCGCCCGAGCTGACTGCCCTGACCGATGCCCCGGTGGCGGTCAACGGCAAGCCCGACGGCCTGCGCGAAGCGGTCAACGCGCATTTCGCCCATCAGGGTGGCGTCTGGGAGATCCGCGTGCAGCTGGGTGTCGACATCGAGCAGACGCCCATCGAGGACGCCTCGGTGGTCTGGCCGGAAGACCTGACCCCCTATGTGACCGTCGCGCGCCTGGAGGTCCGGCCGCAACCGGCCTGGAACGAGGCACGCTCCCGCGAGGTGGACGACGCCATGGTGTTCAGCCCCTGGCATGGCCTGGCTGCACACCGCCCGCTGGGTGGGATCATGAGATCGCGGCAGCCGGCCTACGAGATGTCTTCGCAGTTCCGCAGCGAGCGCAACGGTTGCCCGTTGCATCATCCGCGTGGACCGGTGGAACTGTAG
- the dbpA gene encoding ATP-dependent RNA helicase DbpA yields MQANLAELGYLSMTPIQAASLPIILKGQDLIAQAKTGSGKTAAFGIGLLTGLNPRYFGCQALVLCPTRELADQVARELRRLARTTPNLKILTLCGGMPLGPQIASLEHGAQVIVGTPGRVQEHLRKGTLVLDGLNVAVLDEADRMLDMGFIEAIADILRQTPARRQTLLFSATYPEGIERLAEDYLRAPLRISVESQHSETQIRQRFYEIAAQDRLAAVVRLLRHHRPASAVAFCQTRQQCQEVVEALHAQRISAAALHGDLEQRERDQVLAMFANRSLCVLVATDVAARGIDVAGLEAVINVELSRDPAVHVHRIGRSGRAGEQGLALSLVAPAEASRAQAIEAQQGSPLDWQPLGALRDTPEPLVPTMHTLALAAGKKDKLRPGDILGALTGDAGLPGAKIGKITLFDNQAFVAVERDIARQALQRLSEGKIKGRSIKVRML; encoded by the coding sequence ATGCAGGCCAACCTGGCCGAACTCGGCTACCTGAGCATGACGCCCATCCAGGCGGCCAGCCTGCCGATCATCCTCAAGGGCCAGGACCTCATCGCCCAGGCCAAGACCGGTTCGGGCAAGACGGCCGCCTTCGGCATCGGCCTGCTGACAGGGCTCAATCCGCGCTATTTCGGTTGCCAGGCCCTGGTGCTGTGCCCGACGCGCGAGCTGGCGGACCAGGTCGCCCGCGAGTTGCGCCGCCTGGCGCGGACCACGCCCAACCTCAAGATCCTGACCCTCTGCGGTGGCATGCCGCTGGGGCCGCAGATCGCTTCCCTGGAGCACGGCGCTCAGGTGATCGTCGGCACCCCGGGCCGTGTGCAGGAGCACCTGCGCAAGGGCACCCTGGTGCTGGACGGGCTCAATGTCGCGGTGCTCGACGAGGCTGACCGCATGCTCGACATGGGCTTCATCGAGGCCATCGCCGATATCCTCCGGCAGACCCCGGCGCGGCGGCAGACGCTGCTGTTTTCCGCCACCTACCCGGAAGGTATCGAACGCCTCGCCGAGGATTATCTGCGCGCGCCGCTGCGCATCAGCGTCGAGAGTCAGCACAGCGAGACCCAGATCCGCCAACGCTTCTACGAGATTGCTGCCCAGGATCGTCTGGCCGCCGTGGTGCGCCTCCTGCGTCACCATCGCCCGGCCAGCGCCGTGGCCTTCTGCCAGACCCGCCAGCAGTGCCAGGAGGTGGTCGAGGCGCTGCATGCCCAGCGCATCTCCGCCGCTGCCCTGCATGGTGATCTGGAACAGCGCGAACGGGACCAGGTGCTGGCGATGTTCGCCAATCGCAGCCTCTGTGTGCTGGTGGCCACCGACGTGGCCGCGCGCGGCATCGACGTGGCCGGCCTGGAAGCCGTGATCAACGTGGAGCTGTCCCGTGATCCGGCGGTGCATGTGCACCGCATCGGCCGCAGTGGTCGTGCCGGTGAACAGGGCCTGGCGCTGTCGCTGGTGGCCCCGGCCGAGGCCAGCCGCGCCCAGGCCATCGAGGCTCAGCAGGGCTCGCCGCTGGACTGGCAGCCGCTCGGCGCCCTGCGCGACACCCCGGAGCCGCTGGTCCCGACGATGCACACCCTGGCCCTGGCGGCGGGCAAGAAGGACAAGCTGCGCCCGGGCGACATCCTCGGCGCCCTGACCGGCGACGCCGGCCTGCCCGGTGCCAAGATCGGCAAGATCACCCTGTTCGACAACCAGGCCTTCGTCGCCGTCGAGCGCGACATCGCTCGCCAGGCGCTGCAGCGCCTGAGCGAGGGCAAGATCAAGGGGCGGTCGATCAAGGTGCGGATGTTGTAG
- a CDS encoding glutathione S-transferase family protein: protein MFDRPVLYTHPMSRGRVVRWLLEELGQPYEVQRIDYGPAMKSPAYRAINPMGKVPALRHGAALVTETAAICAYLADAFPAAGLAPPLSDPARGSYYRWLFFAAGPLEAATTNQALGVTLPEDPQKRGAVGYGSLAEVLDTLEAALAPGEYLVDDRFTAADVYVGAHLAWGMAFGTIEKRPHFERYVAGLVSRPAAVRARELDDAELATLN, encoded by the coding sequence ATGTTCGACCGGCCTGTGCTCTATACCCATCCCATGTCCCGCGGACGCGTCGTGCGCTGGCTGCTGGAGGAGCTCGGGCAGCCCTATGAGGTGCAGCGGATCGACTACGGCCCGGCGATGAAATCGCCGGCCTATCGCGCCATCAATCCCATGGGCAAGGTTCCCGCGCTGCGGCACGGCGCGGCCCTGGTGACCGAGACGGCGGCCATCTGCGCCTATCTCGCCGACGCCTTTCCCGCCGCGGGGCTCGCGCCACCGTTGAGCGATCCGGCACGTGGCAGCTACTACCGCTGGCTGTTCTTCGCGGCCGGTCCGCTGGAAGCGGCGACCACCAACCAGGCGCTGGGCGTCACCTTGCCCGAAGATCCGCAAAAACGCGGCGCGGTCGGCTATGGCAGTCTTGCCGAGGTGCTGGATACCCTCGAAGCGGCCCTGGCACCCGGTGAATACCTGGTGGACGACCGCTTCACCGCGGCCGATGTCTACGTCGGCGCTCATCTCGCCTGGGGCATGGCCTTTGGCACCATCGAGAAACGTCCGCACTTCGAACGCTATGTCGCCGGACTGGTAAGCCGTCCGGCCGCAGTGCGCGCGCGCGAACTCGATGACGCCGAACTCGCCACGCTCAACTAG